The genomic segment AATAGCGAAGAAGCTGCGGTGCAATTGACCGATATCGTGCCATTTCTTGTGGAAGACGAATTGAAGAAACTGGGCGGAAATTACAGCAAGGTTGCAGATTGGGGAAGCTATGCGGTAGTGGATGGCAATCTGGTTACGGGACAGAATCCAGCGTCTTCGGTTGCCGTGGCGGAGCAGGTTTTGAAATTACTGGGTTGATGTAGCGATAGTAGGTTGCCCGCCGTCGCTGGCAACCTTATGTACTATGCAGTGCCTAAACAAGTCGGATTTTTTCGGCAGTAGCATCGCCGAAAAACTCCGACCTATTTAATCACTTAATCACTTAGAGGCTGTTGCAAAATTAAGATGGCTAGGCGCTCCGACGAAGACAGTACGAGTAGTACGGCTAGGAGGGTGTAGCAGGGGTTTCAGACGACACTGTCGTCTGCCTGCGAAACGACCCGGGCTTGCAAGCCCGGGCGCGCCCTGCAAGGGCAACAACGCCAGGTTAATTTTTCAACAGCCTCTTATTTACTTGGTGCCGAAAATCCGGTCGCCGGCATCGCCCAAGCCGGGAACAATATACGCGTGGGCATCCAGGTGCGAATCCAGTCCCGCCACATACAGCTTGACGCCAGGATGCGCATCCTGGAATACCTGCACGCCCTCAGGCGCAGCCACCAAGGCCAGGAAGATGATCTGCTCATCGCCGACGCCGCGCTTCTTCAGTACATCGACCGCATGCACCGCCGAATTACCGGTCGCCACCATGGGGTCGCAAACAATAAAAATCCGCTCCGCCAGATCCGGCAATCGCACCAGATACTCCACCGGCTGATGCGTATCCGGATCGCGATACACGCCGATATGCCCGACCCGTGCCGACGGCACCAAATCCAGCAAGCCGTCGCTCATGCCGATACCGGCGCGCAGCACCGGCACCACCGCCAGCTTGCGTCCGGCAATCACCGGCGCTTCCATGCTTTGCATCGGTGTTTCGATCAGCTGCGTGGTTAACGGCAAGTCGCGTGTAATTTCATATCCCATCAACAGCGTAATTTCGCGCAGCAGCTGGCGGAAAGTCCGGGTCGAGGTTTCTTTGCTCCGCATATGCGTCAGCTTATGCTGGATCAGAGGATGGTTGAGGATGAAGAGGTTGGGGAAGCGCGGATCGCTGAGCATAATAAATTGGATAGACGAATAAGGATCAAATAAGGTGCAGCCGGAATATTCCGTATACAAAAAAAGGGAGATTTCTCTCCCCTCTGCACTTCAGTATTTACTCAACAGCTGACTCTGTTTTGGGTATCAGCAAGGCAAGAATCTCCTCCAGCTCGTGACGCACTTCGAGAATATTCAGCTCCTGCTGCTTGGCTTCAGCGGCTTGCTCGGCTTCCGCCGCAGCGCCAAGGCGACCATCGAGCTTGTTGCGCGCGCCGCTGATAGTAAAGCCATGTTCATACAATAGCTCGCGAATGCGGCGAATCAACAGCACTTCATGGTGCTGGTAATAACGGCGGTTGCCACGTCGCTTGACTGGCTTGAGCTGGGTGAATTCCTGTTCCCAATAGCGCAGCACATGCGGCTTGACGCCGCACAGGTCGCTGACTTCGCCTATGGTGAAATAACGCTTGGCCGGAATCGGCGGCAATACGACAAGCTCGGACTTACTAACGCGATCGTTCATGAATTAGCTGGAAGAGCGGCTGCAAACTGTTGAATAGGCTGGATGGGTTGCAGGCTTGCGGCTTCAACCATGCCCTTGAGTTTCTGACTGGCGTGAAAGGTCACCACGCGCCGTGCAGTAATAGGGATTTCTTCCCCGGTCTTGGGGTTGCGGCCCGGACGTTGCGGCTTGTCGCGCAACTGGAAATTGCCGAAACCCGACAATTTCACCGACTCGCCGCGCTCCAGCGCATCGCGGATTTCATCGAAAAACGTTTCCACCATGTCCTTGGCTTCACGCTTGTTAAGACCAACCTGCTCAAACAAAAGTTCAGCCAGTTCCGCCTTGGTCAGTGTCGGCAAATTCTTTTCTGCCTGCGAACGAGCTTGCGCCTCACGCATGGCCCGGTTCAGATCGGCGTCCAGAACGGATTCAAATTCTACTGTCTGCATATTGTTCATTCTGTCGTTACACCCCTGTCTTCTTGGATTACTGCCGCCGGCGACGCGTTTGTTACTGCCATCGCGTTCATCCGGCTTTTTACTGCAGGTTTTATTGTCAATTATGCGATTTGGGGCTAATCAAGCGCGTAATTTTGCTGTTGGCACCTTGCTGACAGCAGCGATCAAAGCAGACATGGCGGCTTCTACGGTGTCATCTTGGAGGGTGTTTTCAGTATCTTGCAAGGTAAAACGGAAAGCAAGACTTTTTTCGTCATTTTCCAGTCCTTTGCCATGATATTCATCAAATAAAACAATGGCTTGCAGAATTCGGCATGCTGGGTTTCCTTGCTGCTCAGCAGCAAAAACATCCAGTAAATCCTGCGCATAAACCGCTTGTTTTACCACCACTGCAAGGTCGCGCACCACGGCTGGGAACTTCGAAATTTCGACGTACGCTGGCACTTGCCGTTGCTGCAACGCCAAGCCATCGACTTCGAACATGACCGGCGCCAAAGGCAGTTCATATTTCTGTTGCAGGCGCGGATGCAATTCACCGATGAAACCGATAGCTTTATCGCCCAGCAGCACTTGCGCCGCACGGCCCGGATGTAACGCCGGATGCTCAATCTTGGCGAAACGCAAAGCCACCGGTGCAAACAAGGCTTCCAGATCAGCCTTCACATCGAAGAAATCGACAGTACGACTGGCCTGGCCCCATTGCTCATCGGCTTGCGGGCCGTAAGCCAGACCGGCGACGCGCTTTGGTTGCGCGAAACCAGCTACCGCCAGAGGACCGTTCTGTATCGCTTCGTCACGCATGTAGACCGCACCGGTTTCAAATATCCGTACTCGGTTCAGCTTGCGGTTCAGATTGTATTTGACGTTGGAAATCAGGCTGCCGAGCAGGGTCGAGCGCATCACGCTCATCTGGCTGGCGATCGGATTGACTACCTTGATCGGCGCCAGGTTGCCGGCAAAATCGGCTTCCCATGCTTCTTCGACAAAGCTGTAGTTGATCACTTCCTGATAATCCAGATCCGCCAATTGGCGGCGGATGGTGAACAGCGAACGCTGGTTCTCCGGCGCGATATACATCGCATTCGGCGCTACCGGCGGCAAGGCCGGGATGTTTTCAAAGCCATAGACGCGGGCGATTTCCTCGATCAGGTCTTCCTCGATCTCGATATCGAAACGATACGACGGTGGCGTCACCGAAAACACACCGTTCTCTTGCGTAAACGCCAAACCCAGACGCGTGAAGATATCGGCGATCTGGCTGTCCGACAACGGCACGCCGATGACGCGAATCGCACGCGAGGTACGCACCTTGACCGCATCACGCTTTGGCAAGTTGACGCTTTGATCGTCGACCGGACCGACCTGGATTTCAGGCGTGCCGCAAATTTCGACCAGCAAGGCAGTAATCCGCTCGATGTGCTCAACCGTAGTGGCAAAATCGACACCGCGCTCGAAACGATGACCGGCATCGGTCGAGAAATTAAAACGGCGTGCACGGCCCTGTATCGCTTGCGGCCACCAGAAAGCCGCTTCCAGATAAATGTTTTGCGTTTCCAGCGAAACCGCCGTGGCGTCGCCGCCCATGATGCCAGCCAGCGATTCGATTTGCTGGTCATCGGCAATGACGCCGATCCAGTCGTCTACGCTGACGGTATTGCCATTCAACAGCTTGAGCGATTCGCCCGCCTTGCCCCAGCGCACATCGAGGCAGCCGTGGATCTTGTCGAGATCGAATACGTGGGTTGGCCGGCCGAGTTCCAGCATGACGTAGTTGGAGATATCAACCAGAGCCGAGATCGGACGCTGGCCGCTGCGCTCCAGACGCTGCTTCATCCATTGCGGCGTCGCCGCCTTGGCGTTCAAGCCGCGAATCACGCGGCCGGAGAAACGGCCGCACAGGTCCGGCGCCGAAATCTTGACCGGCAATGTTTCAGTGATGGTCGCCGCGACGGTCTTGTAGGTAGGCTGCCTGAGCGGGGTACCGGTCAATGCCGATACTTCCCGCGCCACACCCAGCACCGACAGGCAATCCGCCTTGTTAGGCGTCAGCTTGATGGTGAACTTGAGATCGTTCAGCTCGTAGTAATCGCGGAAATTCTGGCCCACAGGCGCATCGTCCGGCAATTCCAGCAAGCCGCCATGGTCTTCCGACAGCTTCAATTCACGCGCGGAGCACAACATGCCCTGCGACTCGACGCCGCGCAATTGGCCCAGCTTGATCTCGAACGGCTTGCCGTCCGCTCCCGGCGGCAAAATGGCGCCAACCATGGCGCAAGGCACCTTGATGCCGGGACGCACGTTCGGCGCGCCGCAGACGATGTTCAAGTAAGTTCCGGTACCGACGTCAACCTGGCAGACATTCAGGCGATCGGCATTCGGATGCTTGGCGGTCTCAACCACCAGACCCACCACGATATTGGTAAAGGGCGGCGCGACCGGCTCGACCTCTTCCACTTCGAGACCGGACATGGTCAGCAAATGGGACAATTCGTCCGAAGTCATCTTCGGATCGACCATGGAACGCAGCCAGCTTTCAGAGAATTGCATAGGTAAAACCTTCAAAAACCTTTAGTCACAGAAGCAGGGAACGCTGGCTAGCCGGCTTGAATACGGCGCGACTGAAAAACAATGCCAGCGTCTTCGGCGAGGAGCTTTTAGTTAAATTGTTTCAGGAAACGCAGATCGCCTTCGTAGAACAGGCGCAGATCGTTGATGCCATAACGCAGCATCGTCAGGCGTTCGATACCGGAGCCGAACGCGAAACCGATAAACTGTTCCGGATCCAGGCCCATGTTGCGCACCACATTAGGATGCACCTGGCCCGCGCCCGAGACTTCCAGCCAGCGCCCTTTCAGCGGACCGCTGCCGAAGGCAATATCTATCTCGGCCGAAGGTTCGGTGAATGGAAAATACGATGGGCGGAAACGCACTTGCAGATCGTCGGTTTCGAAGAATGCTTTGACGAAATTCAGGTAGACGCCCTTGAGGTCGGCGAAGCTGATGTCTTCGGCAATCCACAAACCTTCGACCTGATGAAACATCGGCGAATGGGTGGCGTCGCTGTCGACGCGATAAGTACGGCCCGGGGCGATGACCTTGATCGGCGGCTTGCTCATGCGCGCGTAACGCACCTGCATCGGGCTGGTGTGGGTGCGCAGCAGCAGCGGCTTGCCCTCAGTGTCCTTGCCTTCAATGTAAAAGGTATCCTGCATCGAACGCGCCGGGTGATTTTCCGGGCTGTTCAAGGCAGTAAAGTTGGTCCAGTCGGTTTCAATTTCGGGGCCGTCAGCCACATCGAAACCGATCGAGCGGAAAATTTCTTCGATACGCTGCCATGAACGCATCACAGGATGGATACCGCCGACGCCACGGCCGCGGCCCGGCAAGGTGACATCGATCGCTTCTGCATTCAGACGCTCTTGCATCTGCGCGTTGGCCAAGGCGTCACGGCGCGCAGTCAGCGCAGCTTCGATCTGTTCCTTGGCGTAATTGATGACTGCGCCCTGCGCCTTGCGCTCGTCGGCAGCCAGCTTGCCCAGTCCCTTCATTTGCTCGGTGATCTGGCCGGTCTTGCCCAGATATTTGGCTTTCGCATTTTCCAGTGCGGCGGCGTCGACGGCGGCGGTGAAATCAGCCTGGGCTTGCGTTACTAGTTGTTCTAGGGAGTTCATGCAGTTTTCCTGCTCCAATGAAGCCGAAATACGCTGGTCAAATCAAAAAACCAGCGGTTAAAAACACAAACGGGGCACAAGGTGTTGACCTCTGCCCCGCTCGGGATTGCCACGCCGCAGAACTGCGCGGCGGCGGCAAAACTACATAAGAAACTTACGCAGCGATGTTGGCCTTGACTTGATTGACAATCGCAGCAAACGCTGGCTTGTCCATCACTGCCATATCAGCCAGAACCTTGCGGTCCAGTTCGATCGAAGCACGCTTCAGACCATTCATGAATACGCTGTATGTTACGCCATGCTCACGGGAAGCGGCGTTGATACGGGCGATCCACAATGCACGGAATACGCGCTTCTTGTTGCGGCGGTCACGGTATGCGTATTGACCAGCGCGCATGACTGCTTGCTTGGCAACACGGTAGACTTTACTGCGACGACCACGGTAACCCTTGGCTTGCACCAGGATCTTTTTATGACGGGCTCTTGCTGTGACCCCACGTTTTACTCTAGGCATAATAGCTCCTTAGTTATGAGTGAGGTTAAGCGTTCGGCAACATGCGCGAAACAGAAACCATGTTTGTATCATGGACTCCGACTGAACCACGCAATTGACGTTTGTTCTTGGTAGTTTTCTTGGTCAGGATGTGACGTTTGAAAGCTTGGCCGCGTTTAACGGTACCACCCGGACGTACGCGAAAACGCTTCTTAGCGCTGCTTTTTGTCTTCATTTTTGGCATGACACTATCTGTCCTTTAAGGACAGCTCCTTTTTTAACATGATTGCAGGTGGCAACATGACGTTACGCTTGGATGCCTGCTCTCACTTGTTTAAACCCAGCCGCCCAACTGCCACGGCCAGATTTTGCAGCAGAATCTGGTCTGCTGCGATTCAGGCTTCCCGGACAATGACTTATCCGGGAAGCCTAAAATCTGTCTTACTTTTTCTTCTTCGGGCCGATGATCATGATCATCTGGCGCCCTTCCATCTTCGGCCACTGCTCAACCTGTCCGTACGGCTCCAGATCTGCTTTCAAACGTTCCAGCATGCGCATGCCGATGTCCTGGTGAGCCATTTCACGACCGCGAAACCGCAATGTGATTTTGACCTTGTCGCCGTCTTCGTCCAGGAAACGAGTCAAATTGCGCAGCTTGATGTTGTAATCGCCATCATCGGTACCCGGGCGGAATTTAACTTCCTTTACCAGAATGACCTTCTGCTTCAACTTGGCTTCGTGGGCCTTCTTCTGCTCCTGGTACTTGAACTTGCCGTAGTCCATCAAACGGGCTACCGGTGGCTGTGCTGTCGGTGCGATTTCCACCAGGTCAACGTTCGCCTCTTCCGCCAGGCGGAAGGCTTCAGCCAGGCTGACGATACCGAGTGCTTCGTTCTCGACACCGGATAAGCGCAATTCTGGCGCAGTAATTTCGCCGTTGATGCGATGTGACTTGTCCGTAGCTATTGCAGTTTCCTTTAAAAATCAAATAATTAAGCCGTGCTCTGGCGCTTAGGGTTTCCCCGTTCAGGCTTTGGTTTCAACCTCGTTCTTGAGGCGCTCCACCAGTACGTCGATAGGCATCACGCCCAGATCGACATTGCCCCGCGCTCGCACGGCCACTGTGTTTGCATCCCGCTCTTTATCACCGACAACCAATATATAAGGCGGCTTCTGCAAAGAATGCTGCCGTATTTTATAGGTAATCTTCTCATTACGCAAATCAGTCTCTACCCTAAACCCTTGTTTTTTCAGCGTTTGTGCAACATTCTGCACATATTCGGCCTGGGCGTCGGAGATATTCAAAACAACAACTTGCACCGGAGCAAGCCACAAGGGCATCGCACCGGCATGATTTTCGATCAACATACCGATAAAACGCTCCAGGGAGCCGACAATTGCCCGGTGCAGCATGACCGGCACTTTACGGCCGTTGTCTTCAGTCACATATTCCGCGCCGAGCCGGCCGGGCATCGAAAAGTCAACCTGCATGGTGCCGCACTGCCAGGAACGGCCAATGGAATCTTTCAGGTGGTACTCGATTTTCGGACCGTAGAACGCGCCTTCGCCCGGCAACTCTTCCCACTCAGTGCCCGAGGCACGGATTGCCTCGCGCAAGGAATTTTCAGCCTTGTCCCACACATCATCTTCGCCCACCCGCTTCTCAGGACGCAAAGCCAGCTTAACCGCCACTTCAATGAAGCCGAAATCGGCATAGACCTTGCGCACCACTTTATCGAAGGCCGCGACCTCTTCCTGCACTTGCTCTTCTGTACAGAAAATATGACCGTCGTCTTGGGTAAAACCGCGCACCCGCATCATGCCGTGCAAAGCACCCGAAGGCTCATTGCGGTGGCACTGGCCGAATTCACCGAAGCGTAAAGGCAGATCGCGATAACTGTGCAGGCTGGAATTGAAAATCTGGATATGGCCGGGGCAATTCATCGGCTTCAGCGCATAGCTGCGATTTTCCGATTCTGTCGTGAACATGTTGTCGCGGTAATTATCCCAATGACCTGTCTTTTCCCATAAAGAACGATCCAGGATCTGCGGCGCCTTGACTTCCTGATAACCATTGTCCTGGTAAACGCGGCGCATGAACTGTTCAACCTGCTGCCAGATAGTCCAGCCCTTCGGATGCCAGAAAATCAAGCCTGGTGCTTCATCCTGGAAATGGAACAGATCCAGTGCGCGACCCAACTTGCGGTGGTCGCGTTTTTCCGCCTCCTCCAGCATGTGCAGGTAAGCTTCTTGCTCATCTTTCTTGGCCCAGGCAGTGCCGTAAACACGCTGCAACATCTCATTCTTCGCATCGCCGCGCCAGTAAGCGCCGGCCAGCTTCATCAGCTTGAACACCTTCAGCTTGCCAGTCGATGGCACGTGCGGGCCGCGACACAAGTCGGTGAACTTGCCTTCTGTATAAAGGGAGACTTCCTGATCTTGCGGAATCGAGCCGATCAACTCCGCCTTATAGGCTTCGCCGATTGATTCAAAATAGGCAATCGCCTCATCGCGCGCCACAACCTTACGCGTGACCGGCTCATCCTTTTTGGCCAATTCAGCCATCTTCTTTTCGATTTCCAGCAAATCTTCCGGCGTAAACGGGCGCTTGTATGCGAAATCGTAGTAAAACCCGTTTTCGATCACCGGGCCGATAGTCACCTGTGCGTCAGGAAACAATTCCTTGACCGCGTACGCCAGCAAGTGCGCCGTCGAATGGCGGATCACTTC from the Collimonas arenae genome contains:
- the upp gene encoding uracil phosphoribosyltransferase codes for the protein MLSDPRFPNLFILNHPLIQHKLTHMRSKETSTRTFRQLLREITLLMGYEITRDLPLTTQLIETPMQSMEAPVIAGRKLAVVPVLRAGIGMSDGLLDLVPSARVGHIGVYRDPDTHQPVEYLVRLPDLAERIFIVCDPMVATGNSAVHAVDVLKKRGVGDEQIIFLALVAAPEGVQVFQDAHPGVKLYVAGLDSHLDAHAYIVPGLGDAGDRIFGTK
- a CDS encoding MerR family transcriptional regulator, giving the protein MNDRVSKSELVVLPPIPAKRYFTIGEVSDLCGVKPHVLRYWEQEFTQLKPVKRRGNRRYYQHHEVLLIRRIRELLYEHGFTISGARNKLDGRLGAAAEAEQAAEAKQQELNILEVRHELEEILALLIPKTESAVE
- a CDS encoding integration host factor subunit alpha translates to MNNMQTVEFESVLDADLNRAMREAQARSQAEKNLPTLTKAELAELLFEQVGLNKREAKDMVETFFDEIRDALERGESVKLSGFGNFQLRDKPQRPGRNPKTGEEIPITARRVVTFHASQKLKGMVEAASLQPIQPIQQFAAALPANS
- the pheT gene encoding phenylalanine--tRNA ligase subunit beta; translated protein: MQFSESWLRSMVDPKMTSDELSHLLTMSGLEVEEVEPVAPPFTNIVVGLVVETAKHPNADRLNVCQVDVGTGTYLNIVCGAPNVRPGIKVPCAMVGAILPPGADGKPFEIKLGQLRGVESQGMLCSARELKLSEDHGGLLELPDDAPVGQNFRDYYELNDLKFTIKLTPNKADCLSVLGVAREVSALTGTPLRQPTYKTVAATITETLPVKISAPDLCGRFSGRVIRGLNAKAATPQWMKQRLERSGQRPISALVDISNYVMLELGRPTHVFDLDKIHGCLDVRWGKAGESLKLLNGNTVSVDDWIGVIADDQQIESLAGIMGGDATAVSLETQNIYLEAAFWWPQAIQGRARRFNFSTDAGHRFERGVDFATTVEHIERITALLVEICGTPEIQVGPVDDQSVNLPKRDAVKVRTSRAIRVIGVPLSDSQIADIFTRLGLAFTQENGVFSVTPPSYRFDIEIEEDLIEEIARVYGFENIPALPPVAPNAMYIAPENQRSLFTIRRQLADLDYQEVINYSFVEEAWEADFAGNLAPIKVVNPIASQMSVMRSTLLGSLISNVKYNLNRKLNRVRIFETGAVYMRDEAIQNGPLAVAGFAQPKRVAGLAYGPQADEQWGQASRTVDFFDVKADLEALFAPVALRFAKIEHPALHPGRAAQVLLGDKAIGFIGELHPRLQQKYELPLAPVMFEVDGLALQQRQVPAYVEISKFPAVVRDLAVVVKQAVYAQDLLDVFAAEQQGNPACRILQAIVLFDEYHGKGLENDEKSLAFRFTLQDTENTLQDDTVEAAMSALIAAVSKVPTAKLRA
- the pheS gene encoding phenylalanine--tRNA ligase subunit alpha, coding for MNSLEQLVTQAQADFTAAVDAAALENAKAKYLGKTGQITEQMKGLGKLAADERKAQGAVINYAKEQIEAALTARRDALANAQMQERLNAEAIDVTLPGRGRGVGGIHPVMRSWQRIEEIFRSIGFDVADGPEIETDWTNFTALNSPENHPARSMQDTFYIEGKDTEGKPLLLRTHTSPMQVRYARMSKPPIKVIAPGRTYRVDSDATHSPMFHQVEGLWIAEDISFADLKGVYLNFVKAFFETDDLQVRFRPSYFPFTEPSAEIDIAFGSGPLKGRWLEVSGAGQVHPNVVRNMGLDPEQFIGFAFGSGIERLTMLRYGINDLRLFYEGDLRFLKQFN
- the rplT gene encoding 50S ribosomal protein L20, with protein sequence MPRVKRGVTARARHKKILVQAKGYRGRRSKVYRVAKQAVMRAGQYAYRDRRNKKRVFRALWIARINAASREHGVTYSVFMNGLKRASIELDRKVLADMAVMDKPAFAAIVNQVKANIAA
- the rpmI gene encoding 50S ribosomal protein L35, whose protein sequence is MPKMKTKSSAKKRFRVRPGGTVKRGQAFKRHILTKKTTKNKRQLRGSVGVHDTNMVSVSRMLPNA
- the infC gene encoding translation initiation factor IF-3 translates to MATDKSHRINGEITAPELRLSGVENEALGIVSLAEAFRLAEEANVDLVEIAPTAQPPVARLMDYGKFKYQEQKKAHEAKLKQKVILVKEVKFRPGTDDGDYNIKLRNLTRFLDEDGDKVKITLRFRGREMAHQDIGMRMLERLKADLEPYGQVEQWPKMEGRQMIMIIGPKKKK
- the thrS gene encoding threonine--tRNA ligase, producing the protein MIAVKLPDGSQRQFEAPLTVAQVAASIGAGLAKAALAGKVDGKLVDTSFLIERDVELAIVTDKDADGLEVIRHSTAHLLAYAVKELFPDAQVTIGPVIENGFYYDFAYKRPFTPEDLLEIEKKMAELAKKDEPVTRKVVARDEAIAYFESIGEAYKAELIGSIPQDQEVSLYTEGKFTDLCRGPHVPSTGKLKVFKLMKLAGAYWRGDAKNEMLQRVYGTAWAKKDEQEAYLHMLEEAEKRDHRKLGRALDLFHFQDEAPGLIFWHPKGWTIWQQVEQFMRRVYQDNGYQEVKAPQILDRSLWEKTGHWDNYRDNMFTTESENRSYALKPMNCPGHIQIFNSSLHSYRDLPLRFGEFGQCHRNEPSGALHGMMRVRGFTQDDGHIFCTEEQVQEEVAAFDKVVRKVYADFGFIEVAVKLALRPEKRVGEDDVWDKAENSLREAIRASGTEWEELPGEGAFYGPKIEYHLKDSIGRSWQCGTMQVDFSMPGRLGAEYVTEDNGRKVPVMLHRAIVGSLERFIGMLIENHAGAMPLWLAPVQVVVLNISDAQAEYVQNVAQTLKKQGFRVETDLRNEKITYKIRQHSLQKPPYILVVGDKERDANTVAVRARGNVDLGVMPIDVLVERLKNEVETKA